The segment taaatgttaaaattttgaaaaaataatatttttataatttacttgattttttttatttattaattacacTGGGGTTGTTCGAAATGACTATCGTGGCTTCTGAAATGAAATAGGATTCTAACATGTAAAAATGGCAATATAAACAGTTatctttaaactttattttggtTGTTGCGTAACAAAGTTTAGTACATTAGACAATACTTAAACATAAAAGTCATAATCCAAAGGCAATGTTCATGTACAGTAAACATTGAAAGTTCAcacacttttttctaaatacagaCAATTATGTTGCTTCTTaacatctctttttttattatgtccattattgatgttttgattgcaacatgaaaaataaacgCCGGTGTAAATTGCACTGgactctttaaaacaaaaatactttggTTGCATCCATCACAATGTCTTCCACATTATGAATAAACCTTACTCGTGCAAATCTTGCTCCACACAGTggataataataacaatataagCATTTTCTAAGACGTCACTATTTTATAGaactataatttatttgaagtaCATTTAATTGCATACATTTTATTCCCACGACACGTTTTACGCAGAACTGTTCACAAAGAGAACGAGAATGCCGCGGTCACGTAAAGTAATGACGTCAGCACGTTCAATCCAATTCGATAGCGGTACAGCGGCACTGTTTCACCCGTCGCACTCGCTTCCGCTTGGTGTTGGGGGTCTGGCCCGGACAAAAGAGGGTATAAGTGACGGTGGTGAAAGTCTTCGGCTTGCACACAGAGCACGACTCGAAGGCGCTGTCCTCTTGATAAATGTGTCGAGGTATGTAGAATGAGTTGCACTGTCCGTAACAGAAGCGGTTGATGATGGTGCGCGGCTGGCACCCGTCCTCTTTGATCGTCTGCTTCATCGGCTGCGTTTTGCACCAGTCGAGTTTCAGATAACGGCGCTCCGTTACGTATAAAGCCTCCTGGCTAGAGTCCAGCACCTCGTCCCCGACCGAAGGCGGTCCCATTTCCCTGAAAGCGCCCTGCGGTGTCTGCGGCGACTGTTCCGACTCGTTTGGGGTGTATTTATTTGGGTGAGGAATGGCGCCTTGAAATCCCCCGGTTCCTCTGATTCTGGCTGGATTGCAGAGCAGCCACAAGACCGCGACAGTGACAGCTAATGCGTCTTTAGTCATCCTTTCACACGAAGAAAGAAGGAAAACTTAAACTTTTACCAAATTAGACGtattattaaaactatttttaaaatagGTTAAATAGTACAATGAATTATGTTTGtctattttcttaaatatctaTTCATACTAATATTTTCCTTTGGAGGACTTCAAGTAAACTGTCTTTATGATTTATTATATGGTAAATAATTTGATATGAGATGTTTAAACTTACCTCAGATAAGAtgaatatttgtttgtatttcttCACATGGACTGCAgctatgttgttttaaagaacTTGAAATGATATAAACTAGAATATATGTTGAtataagttgttccaaatgatCGAGATCTCAGAGTCAAAATAAGGTATGGAAGTTCTGAGCTCTGACATTTAAGAGGATGGGGCAGAATACCAGGGGAGGTGCACGCCTCCTAAACCAAAGATCATTCACAGCATTTTGGGGATGTTCCATTGCCTCGAGAGGGAAAAATCATGATAAATAAGAATGCGTATTGGGATTTGGAAAGTGAAACACGATATTAAATAcacatctcaaaatatctgcacatgaacatatacatttttatttgaataaaatgaacaacaaaGTCTGTGCCATGGGAAGAATTACTTGTGTTACAATCACACTTTCCTGCACTTTTAATAACATGATTCGTTTGAATGTCGCACATTACGGAATATTAACTTTACTGTGATACtgataaatgatttttattatacagatttgtgaacaacaCGATGTTCAGGTTTTGATATTGCTGGTAGCATTTCAACTTCATCGTCCTCTGGAAAATGTGGCACTGATTTCTTGGCCACCACGCTATCCAGCCGCTGTCCCATCAAATATGGATTTGGGCTCTGAAACAACAGTCAGTAGCAGGTCTTGTGACATACCCGCTATAAAATACACGTCAATATCACAGTGGTCTATCTATCATTCATGTGCCTCATAAATTCCACCCAGAAGCCATAGAACATTATTCCTAGTTATGTTCACAACATaccctttttcttctttttggcCCACCCTTCAGTTTTTCATACAACAGCCCTTCGTTCTGAAAGAGTAAGACAATATTACTATACTGTATTACagaatgtatttaaacattatataaactTCAAAATGAACTATGATGTAGATAAAGAGATTGTTTatcaagaa is part of the Triplophysa dalaica isolate WHDGS20190420 chromosome 13, ASM1584641v1, whole genome shotgun sequence genome and harbors:
- the grem1a gene encoding gremlin-1a is translated as MTKDALAVTVAVLWLLCNPARIRGTGGFQGAIPHPNKYTPNESEQSPQTPQGAFREMGPPSVGDEVLDSSQEALYVTERRYLKLDWCKTQPMKQTIKEDGCQPRTIINRFCYGQCNSFYIPRHIYQEDSAFESCSVCKPKTFTTVTYTLFCPGQTPNTKRKRVRRVKQCRCTAIELD